Proteins encoded together in one Carya illinoinensis cultivar Pawnee chromosome 3, C.illinoinensisPawnee_v1, whole genome shotgun sequence window:
- the LOC122304516 gene encoding uncharacterized protein LOC122304516, giving the protein MEREHHELQFLGIFGIFKEPIKLIFSGRKVFSQIALALILPLSFIVLAYLQISQLFFLHILHDQHSLVQAPKNNSKYADLSDLISLERTAFRLFKAISFSFLLFLSLLSTSAITYTIASLYAAQEITYKKVMRAVPKFWRRFKVTFVWGYAIIVLYGIVAEAVLLFFCSFIIAERVIGIVITAVVLADDHHSVPDFEKYVPLNTRDLQAVGEPHHDHV; this is encoded by the coding sequence atggaAAGAGAACATCACGAGCTTCAATTTCTGGGGATCTTTGGCATCTTCAAAGAACCCATCAAACTCATATTTTCAGGGAGAAAAGTCTTCAGCCAAATCGCTCTAGCACTCATCCTCCCACTCTCATTCATCGTCCTTGCTTACCTCCAAATCTCCCAGCTCTTCTTTCTCCATATTCTACACGACCAACACAGCTTGGTTCAGGCCCCAAAGAATAATTCCAAGTATGCAGATCTTTCTGATCTAATCTCCCTTGAACGGACTGCTTTCCGGCTCTTCAAAGCAATCTCCTTCAGTTTCCTCCTGTTCCTCTCCCTCCTTTCAACCTCTGCAATTACCTATACCATAGCATCCCTATACGCTGCACAAGAAATCACCTATAAGAAGGTCATGAGGGCTGTCCCTAAGTTCTGGAGAAGATTTAAGGTAACTTTTGTCTGGGGATATGCAATTATCGTACTTTATGGCATTGTTGCAGAAGCAGTACTACTCTTCTTCTGCTCATTTATTATTGCGGAGAGAGTCATTGGAATTGTTATAACGGCAGTTGTTTTAGCAGATGATCATCATAGCGTGCCTGATTTTGAAAAGTATGTTCCTCTGAACACCAGGGATCTACAAGCTGTAGGGGAGCCTCATCATGATCATGTCTAG
- the LOC122304517 gene encoding uncharacterized protein LOC122304517 yields the protein MCVSSVSYSVLVNGTAGKWLTPSRGLRQGDPISPYLFILCAEGLSSLLNGAEAIGSLKGVAVARGGVRVNHLLFADDCLIFGRAKLTEWKCIQGLLKEYEEASGQCLNLEKTTMFFSSNTSITTRLIIKNEAGVSICGNYEKYLGLPAMVGRSKFNTFRVLKERVWAKIHNWKNSFLSQAGKEILLKAVAQAIPTFAMSVFRLPKRLCADINSLLAKF from the coding sequence ATGTGTGTATCTTCTGTGTCCTATTCTGTGTTGGTTAATGGGACTGCTGGTAAATGGCTAACACCTAGTAGGGGTcttaggcaaggggatcctattTCCCCCTACCTTTTTATCCTGTGTGCTGAGGGTCTCTCGTCTCTTCTTAATGGGGCTGAGGCTATTGGTTCTTTGAAGGGTGTAGCTGTAGCAAGAGGGGGAGTTAGAGTCAATCATCTgctgtttgcagatgattgccTGATCTTTGGGAGAGCAAAGCTAACGGAATGGAAGTGTATACAGGGGCTGTTAAAGGAATATGAAGAGGCTTCTGGGCAGTGCTTGAATCTTGAGAAGACTACAATGTTTTTCAGCTCCAACACAAGCATAACTACCAGATTGATTATAAAGAATGAAGCAGGGGTTTCCATTTGTGGTAATTATGAAAAGTACCTTGGACTGCCAGCCATGGTTGGGAGATCTAAGTTCAATACTTTCAGGGTCTTAAAGGAAAGGGTGTGGGCTAAGATCCATAACTGGAAGAACTCCTTTCTTTCACAGGCAGGTAAGGAAATTCTTCTGAAAGCTGTAGCTCAAGCCATCCCCACTTTTGCCATGAGTGTATTTAGACTTCCCAAGAGGTTGTGTGCTGATATTAACTCCCTTTTAGCCAAGTTTTGA
- the LOC122304519 gene encoding uncharacterized protein LOC122304519: MDREQEDLQFLGFFGIFRESFKIIFSWRRIFSRITLSLILPLSIIFLAHIQISHILFSKIMHNQEARYFTRKDSPRYAQLSDIISSEWVAFWLFKVLYFTFLLILSLLSTAAVVYTIASIYTAKEITFRKVMSVVPKVWKRLMVTFLWSFAIVLVYNIASGVLFFIWAINFGLYGIGIAIFIFLCILYLVGFVYISIVWHLASVVSVLEDLYGIKAMIKSKSLIKGKMGVAVAVFFMLVVLLIGVELLFENLVVLNLARNIGIRIGIGILSVLLLVKVFLFGLVVQTVIYFVCKSYHHENIDKSSLADHLEVYLGEYVPLTAKDVQLGEF; this comes from the coding sequence atggacagAGAACAAGAAGATCTACAGTTTTTGGGCTTCTTTGGGATATTCAGGGAGTCCTTCAAGATCATCTTCTCATGGAGAAGGATCTTCAGCCGAATCACACTCTCCCTCATACTCCCTCTATCCATCATCTTCCTAGCTCACATCCAAATCTCCCACATCCTTTTCTCCAAAATCATGCACAACCAAGAAGCCCGGTACTTCACCCGGAAAGATAGCCCGAGATATGCCCAGCTCTCCGATATCATCTCCTCCGAATGGGTAGCCTTTTGGCTCTTCAAAGTTCTCTACTTCACCTTCCTGCTCATCCTCTCCCTGCTCTCCACCGCGGCAGTTGTCTACACAATCGCCTCCATATACACAGCAAAGGAAATCACCTTTAGAAAGGTCATGAGCGTTGTCCCAAAGGTCTGGAAGAGACTTATGGTCACTTTCTTATGGAGCTTCGCCATCGTTTTGGTCTACAACATCGCTTCCGGAGTGCTGTTCTTCATATGGGCAATCAATTTTGGATTGTACGGGATTGGAATTGCCATCTTTATTTTCCTCTGCATCTTATACTTGGTGGGTTTCGTGTATATAAGCATCGTTTGGCACTTGGCTAGCGTGGTGTCGGTGTTGGAGGATTTGTATGGGATCAAAGCCATgatcaagagcaagagcttgATAAAGGGTAAGATGGGTGTTGCAGTCGCCGTCTTTTTCATGCTTGTTGTGCTTTTAATAGGAGTTGAGCTATTATTTGAGAATTTGGTTGTGCTTAATTTGGCACGAAACATTGGAATTAGAATCGGAATCGGGATTCTGAGTGTCCTGTTGCTAGTCAAGGTGTTTCTCTTTGGTCTTGTCGTCCAAACAGTGATATACTTCGTCTGCAAATCATATCACCATGAGAATATAGACAAGTCTTCTCTAGCAGATCATCTCGAGGTTTATCTTGGGGAGTATGTTCCTCTAACTGCCAAGGATGTGCAACTTGGTGAATTCTAA